The Pseudomonadota bacterium DNA segment GCGGAGCGGAACCTCCGCCTGAACGGCCTCGCCGGGCCCGCGCACCGCCTCGTCCGCGACGACGCGATCGCCGCGCTGGAGGACGGCCGTGTCGCCGGCGGGTACGAGCTCGTCGTCGTCGATCCGCCGACCGTCTCGAAGAGCAAGAGGATGCGGCGACCGTTCGACGTGCAGGGCGATCACGCGGCCCTGCTCCGCAGCGTCCTCGGCGTCACGGCGCCTGGCGGCGTCGTCTACTTCTCCACGAACCTGCGCCGCTTCGCGCTCGACTTCGATCCGCGCGGCGCGGCGGAGATCGAGGATATCTCGGCGAAGACGATCCCGCCCGACTTCCGCGACCCCAAGACCCACCGCTGCTTCCGGATCGTCAAGCGGTGAAGGCCGGCGCGGTCAGCCCCGCCGCGGGTACTCCGGATCCAGGCGCGCGGCGATCGCGGCGCGGGTCCGCTCGACGAGCGCGTCCATCTTCTTGCGGTCGTGCCCGGCCGTCTCGATAGGCTCGCCCACGATCATCTGGATGGGTCCCGAGTGGAACGCCATCGACCGCTTGTCCGGCAGCAGGCGCCACGAGCCGTTCACGGTGACCGGCAGGATCGGCAGGCCGTTCCGCACCGCGAGCAGGAACCCGCCGCTCTTGAACTCGCGGATGGCGCCGTCGTCCGAGCGCGTGCCCTCGGGGAACACGGCGATGCTCACGCCCTTGGGGAGCCTCCGCGCCGCGGCGTCCATGCTGCGCAGTGACCGCTTGGGGTTCGAGCGATCGATGAACACGTGCCGCGCGGCCCACAGCGCCCACCCGAAGAGCGGCACGTACACGAACGACTTCTTGATCACCCACCGGAACTGCAGCCCGAGCCCGAGCATGAGCGCCGGGATGTCGAAGAGCGACTGGTGGTTGGACATGATGATGTACGAGCGCGAGGCGTCGACGCCGGGGTTGTGCACGACCTCGAGCCGCACGCCGCAGACGACCGTCGCCCACCACGTCCAGCCCTGGCACAGGCGGAACGCGAGCCGCCCGCTCGGGCCGACGAACCCGGCGAGCGAGATCGGCGCGAAGAACACCATCGAGGCGAGCGCCCACCAGAGCACGATCCAGGCGGCCTTGAGCCTGTCGAGCATGGGAAGAGTTCTAGCAGAAGTCGTGTGATCTTGACTCGCGGAACTTCGTGGCGTAGTAATCCGCTCATGACGACGCGCTCGGCCAGACGCCACCATCATCACGGCCCCTCTCGGGCTGGGTGACGGCGGTGTAACCGAAGCAGCGATCAAACACCCCGACGCCGGCCCTGAGCCGGCGTTTTCGTATCCACGACAAACAAACCGGTTCGGGCCTCGCGCGGGGAGAGGAGGACCGGAAATGACATCGACACAACTGCGCCTCGCCCTCCCGAAGGGCCGCATAAAGGAAGGCGTGCTCCGCCTCATCGAGGACGCGGGGATCGGCTGGCGCGCCTCGGAGCGCGAGTACCGGCCCGCCCTTTCAATCCCCGGCTTCGAGGTGAAGCTGCTCAAGCCGCAGAACATCGTGGAGATGCTCGCGGCCGGATCGCGGGATCTCGGCTTCGCGGGCGCGGACTGGGTCGCCGAGCGCGAGGTCCGGCTCGTCGAGCTGCTGGACACCGGCCTGGACGCGGTGCGCATGGTCGCCGCGGCCCCGGCCGAGCTGCTCTCCGGCGGCCGGCTGCCCGGGCGCCGCCTCGTTGTGGCGTCCGAATACGAGAGCCGGACGCGGTCGTGGATCGCCCGCGCCGGCCTCGACGCGCGCTTCGTGCGCGCGTACGGCGCCACCGAGGTCTTCCCGCCAGAGGACGCGGACCTTATCGTCGACATCACGGCGAGCGGCAACACGCTGCGCGCGAACGGGCTCGTCGTCGTCGAGGAGCTGATGACCTCCTCGACCAGGCTGTACGCGAGCCCCCTCGCCATGGACGACCCCGGGAAGCGGCGGCGGATCGAGTGCCTCTCCCTGGTGC contains these protein-coding regions:
- the hisG gene encoding ATP phosphoribosyltransferase codes for the protein MTSTQLRLALPKGRIKEGVLRLIEDAGIGWRASEREYRPALSIPGFEVKLLKPQNIVEMLAAGSRDLGFAGADWVAEREVRLVELLDTGLDAVRMVAAAPAELLSGGRLPGRRLVVASEYESRTRSWIARAGLDARFVRAYGATEVFPPEDADLIVDITASGNTLRANGLVVVEELMTSSTRLYASPLAMDDPGKRRRIECLSLVLSSVLEARRRVMMEVNVPADRLADVVAALPCMREPTLSPLHGGGGYAVKAAVPRGQLPELIPLVKQRGGTDIVVTRLAQIVP
- a CDS encoding 1-acyl-sn-glycerol-3-phosphate acyltransferase, which codes for MLDRLKAAWIVLWWALASMVFFAPISLAGFVGPSGRLAFRLCQGWTWWATVVCGVRLEVVHNPGVDASRSYIIMSNHQSLFDIPALMLGLGLQFRWVIKKSFVYVPLFGWALWAARHVFIDRSNPKRSLRSMDAAARRLPKGVSIAVFPEGTRSDDGAIREFKSGGFLLAVRNGLPILPVTVNGSWRLLPDKRSMAFHSGPIQMIVGEPIETAGHDRKKMDALVERTRAAIAARLDPEYPRRG